One Amycolatopsis sp. NBC_00355 genomic window carries:
- a CDS encoding glycoside hydrolase family 76 protein, with the protein MDVSAAERAVTSRHLRRVWGLPGTVLGRSGWPATPGQRLHWHWNYWWQAHLLDTLIDAQLRAPSPARLALIRSFVRSVRLRNFGRWTNDFYDDIAWLGLALQRASPLGIDVGPALAAIDTQLLSGWTEAAGGGIWWRVGDEFKNAPANGPAAIFHARSGNLTRAREMTDWMTSTLVDPSTGLVWDGIRTDTGELVKHIYTYCQGVYLGACLELSLVDEAARTVRAVAAHCAPGGILRGQSGGDGGLFAAILARYLALAARSLPGPEASVARSLVLDSAEACWSGAAEGLVFSAFWDRPAPSPLPEDAPERDMSVQVGGWMLLEAAATLSQTS; encoded by the coding sequence ATGGACGTCTCGGCCGCCGAACGCGCGGTGACCTCGCGGCACCTGCGCCGGGTGTGGGGGCTGCCCGGCACGGTCCTCGGCCGTAGCGGCTGGCCGGCGACGCCGGGGCAGCGCCTGCACTGGCACTGGAACTACTGGTGGCAGGCGCACCTGCTGGACACGCTGATCGACGCGCAGCTGCGCGCGCCTTCTCCCGCGCGACTCGCCTTGATCCGTTCCTTCGTCCGTTCGGTGCGGTTGCGCAACTTCGGCCGCTGGACGAACGACTTCTACGACGACATCGCGTGGCTCGGCCTTGCGCTGCAACGGGCTTCGCCACTGGGCATCGACGTCGGCCCGGCCCTGGCGGCGATCGACACGCAGCTGCTGTCGGGCTGGACGGAAGCGGCGGGCGGCGGCATCTGGTGGCGCGTCGGCGACGAGTTCAAGAACGCCCCGGCCAACGGCCCGGCGGCGATCTTCCACGCCCGCTCCGGCAACCTCACGCGCGCCCGCGAGATGACGGACTGGATGACGTCGACCCTGGTGGACCCTTCGACGGGCCTCGTCTGGGACGGCATCCGGACGGACACGGGCGAGCTGGTGAAGCACATTTACACGTACTGCCAAGGGGTTTACCTCGGCGCGTGCCTGGAACTGTCCTTAGTGGACGAGGCGGCGCGGACGGTCCGGGCGGTGGCGGCACACTGCGCCCCGGGTGGCATCCTCCGCGGCCAAAGCGGCGGCGACGGCGGCTTGTTCGCGGCGATCCTGGCCCGCTACCTGGCTCTGGCGGCCCGTTCTCTCCCCGGCCCCGAAGCTTCGGTCGCCCGGTCGCTGGTGCTCGACTCCGCCGAGGCGTGCTGGTCAGGCGCCGCGGAGGGCCTGGTTTTCAGCGCGTTCTGGGACCGCCCGGCGCCGTCGCCGCTGCCGGAAGACGCCCCGGAGCGAGACATGTCCGTCCAGGTGGGCGGCTGGATGCTCCTGGAAGCGGCGGCCACGCTGTCCCAGACGTCGTGA
- a CDS encoding molybdopterin-dependent oxidoreductase: MTTAHVTCPLCEATCGLEVTLDENQQVTRVTGDQEDVFSKGYICPKGASLGALHHDPDRLTTPLLKRDGEFVEVSWQEAYDEIERRLPPILEQYGRNAVAVYAGNPGVHNIALTLYSRVLYKALGTKNFYSATSVDQMPKHYSAGTMFGDPIAIPVPDLDRTRHLLILGANPLVSNGSLMTAPDMRGRLRGIRERGGKIVVVDPRRTRTAQFADEHHAIRPGTDALLLFALVNVLFAENRVQLGRLAAHLNGLDDVRALAQPFTPEAVAPRTGIEAGEIRRMALELADAGNAVVYGRIGTTTQTFGTIASWLVDVLNVLTGNLDEPGGAMFPLAACTPTGSKRPFAVGRWHSRVRGYPEVVGELPVATLADEIETPGEGQVRALITVSGNPCLSTPNAGRLAAAIESLDFMISVDVYLNETSRQADVILPGPSPLERPHFDLAFYQLSVRNIANWTPPTLPSKLPQEWETMLRLTGIVTGQGPEADVAALDDFVAAETARRNKVELTGDRTGPARLVDLMLRGGPYDVTLADLEAAPHGMDFGPLKPRIPEVLCTASGRIELAPPTIVADVPRLREELSRPLDDGLVLIGRRHLSSNNSWMHNLAPLVRGGNRCTVQVHPSDATRLGLTDGGLASVTSRAGKLEVPVEVTDEIREGVISIPHGWGHDAAGSRTRVASANPGVNSNLVADETLLDVPSGTSVLNGIPVEVAPA; this comes from the coding sequence ATGACCACGGCACACGTCACCTGCCCGCTGTGCGAAGCGACCTGCGGCCTCGAGGTGACGCTGGACGAGAACCAGCAGGTCACCCGCGTGACCGGCGACCAGGAGGACGTCTTCTCGAAGGGCTACATCTGCCCGAAGGGCGCGTCGCTCGGGGCGCTGCACCACGACCCCGACCGGCTGACCACGCCGCTGCTCAAGCGCGACGGCGAGTTCGTCGAGGTCAGCTGGCAGGAGGCCTACGACGAGATCGAGCGCCGGCTGCCGCCGATCCTCGAGCAGTACGGCCGCAACGCCGTCGCCGTGTACGCGGGCAACCCAGGCGTGCACAACATCGCGCTGACGCTCTACAGCCGCGTGCTCTACAAAGCGTTGGGCACCAAGAACTTCTACAGCGCGACGTCGGTCGACCAGATGCCGAAGCACTACTCCGCCGGCACCATGTTCGGCGACCCGATCGCCATCCCCGTGCCCGACCTCGACCGCACGCGGCACCTGCTGATCCTCGGCGCGAACCCGCTGGTGTCCAACGGCAGCCTGATGACCGCGCCGGACATGCGCGGCCGGCTGCGCGGGATCCGCGAGCGCGGCGGCAAGATCGTCGTCGTCGACCCGCGGCGCACGCGCACCGCGCAGTTCGCCGACGAGCACCACGCCATCCGGCCCGGCACCGACGCGCTGCTGCTGTTCGCGCTGGTCAACGTCCTGTTCGCGGAGAACCGCGTCCAGCTCGGCCGGCTGGCGGCGCACCTCAACGGCCTCGACGACGTCCGTGCGCTGGCCCAGCCGTTCACCCCGGAGGCCGTCGCGCCGCGCACCGGCATCGAAGCCGGCGAGATCCGCCGGATGGCCCTGGAGCTGGCCGACGCCGGGAACGCCGTGGTCTACGGGCGGATCGGCACCACGACCCAGACGTTCGGCACGATCGCGAGCTGGCTGGTCGACGTCCTCAACGTGCTCACCGGCAACCTCGACGAGCCCGGCGGCGCGATGTTCCCGCTGGCCGCGTGCACCCCGACCGGAAGCAAGCGGCCGTTCGCCGTCGGGCGCTGGCACAGCCGCGTGCGCGGCTACCCCGAGGTCGTCGGCGAGCTGCCGGTCGCGACCCTGGCCGACGAGATCGAAACCCCCGGCGAAGGCCAGGTCCGCGCGCTCATCACGGTCAGCGGCAACCCGTGCCTGAGCACGCCGAACGCAGGCCGTCTGGCCGCGGCCATCGAGAGCCTCGACTTCATGATCTCGGTCGACGTCTACCTCAACGAGACGTCCCGCCAGGCCGACGTCATCCTGCCGGGGCCGTCGCCGCTCGAGCGCCCGCACTTCGACCTGGCCTTCTACCAGCTTTCGGTGCGCAACATCGCCAACTGGACACCGCCGACGCTGCCGTCGAAACTCCCGCAGGAGTGGGAGACCATGCTGCGGCTCACCGGCATCGTCACCGGTCAGGGGCCTGAGGCGGACGTCGCGGCGCTCGACGACTTCGTCGCGGCCGAGACCGCGCGGCGGAACAAGGTGGAGCTCACCGGAGACCGGACGGGCCCGGCACGGCTGGTCGACCTGATGCTGCGCGGCGGCCCGTACGACGTCACGCTGGCCGACCTCGAAGCCGCGCCGCACGGCATGGACTTCGGACCGCTGAAGCCGCGGATCCCGGAGGTGCTGTGCACGGCGTCCGGGCGGATCGAGCTGGCGCCGCCGACGATCGTCGCGGACGTCCCTCGCCTGCGCGAGGAACTGAGCCGCCCGCTCGACGACGGCCTGGTGCTGATCGGCCGGCGGCACCTGAGCTCGAACAACTCGTGGATGCACAACCTGGCGCCGCTGGTCCGCGGCGGAAACCGCTGCACGGTCCAGGTTCACCCGAGCGACGCGACGCGGCTGGGCCTGACCGACGGCGGCCTCGCGTCGGTGACCTCCCGGGCGGGGAAGCTCGAGGTCCCGGTGGAGGTGACGGACGAGATCCGCGAGGGCGTGATCAGCATCCCGCACGGCTGGGGCCACGACGCGGCCGGTTCGCGCACGCGGGTGGCGAGCGCGAACCCGGGCGTCAACTCGAACCTGGTCGCCGACGAGACGCTGCTGGACGTGCCGTCCGGGACGTCGGTGCTGAACGGCATCCCGGTCGAGGTCGCGCCGGCCTAG
- a CDS encoding TrmH family RNA methyltransferase — protein sequence MSTPHDVGPTEWVSREEVGVGPWPGDWPTDERYDPDLLRDGDRRNVVDKYRYWRREAIVSDVDARRHPFHVAIENFQHDHNIGTVVRTANAFAAAEVHIVGRRRWNRRGAMVTDRYQHLRHHDDVAGLLTFAAEQGLAVVAVDNTPGSQPVETADIPRECVLLFGQEGPGLSEAAQATASLVVSIAQFGTTRSINAGVAAGIVMHAWVRQHADLSQAW from the coding sequence GTGAGCACACCCCACGACGTCGGGCCCACCGAGTGGGTGAGCCGCGAAGAGGTCGGCGTCGGCCCCTGGCCGGGTGACTGGCCCACGGACGAGCGTTACGACCCGGACCTCCTGCGCGACGGCGACCGCCGCAACGTCGTCGACAAGTACCGCTACTGGCGCCGCGAGGCGATCGTGTCCGATGTGGACGCGCGCCGGCACCCGTTCCACGTCGCCATCGAGAACTTCCAGCACGACCACAACATCGGCACGGTCGTCCGCACGGCCAACGCCTTCGCCGCGGCCGAAGTCCACATCGTCGGCCGCCGCCGCTGGAACCGCCGCGGCGCGATGGTGACGGACCGCTACCAGCACCTCCGCCACCACGACGACGTCGCCGGTCTGCTCACCTTCGCGGCCGAGCAGGGCCTCGCGGTCGTAGCGGTCGACAACACGCCGGGGTCGCAGCCGGTCGAGACCGCCGACATCCCGCGCGAGTGCGTGCTGCTGTTCGGCCAGGAAGGGCCGGGTCTGTCGGAGGCCGCTCAGGCCACGGCGTCCCTGGTGGTCTCGATCGCCCAGTTCGGCACGACCCGCTCGATCAACGCGGGCGTCGCGGCGGGCATCGTGATGCACGCGTGGGTCCGGCAGCACGCGGACCTGTCCCAAGCCTGGTGA
- a CDS encoding DUF2784 domain-containing protein, with protein sequence MAKFLADVTVAVHILALFLIGFGGFLAWRWPKLIFVHMFAAAWGILVNVAPVPCPFTALENYFRHQQGLGDLPGGFNAYYLYDTVFPRTWLPAIGIVAIIVVAYSYVGVYHRRHRDHHEDAHAHAVHLG encoded by the coding sequence GTGGCGAAGTTCCTGGCCGACGTGACCGTTGCGGTGCACATTCTCGCCCTCTTCCTGATCGGGTTCGGCGGATTTCTCGCGTGGCGCTGGCCCAAGCTGATCTTCGTCCACATGTTCGCCGCGGCGTGGGGCATCCTGGTGAACGTCGCGCCGGTGCCGTGCCCGTTCACCGCGCTGGAGAACTACTTCCGCCACCAGCAGGGCCTCGGTGACCTGCCCGGCGGGTTCAACGCGTACTACCTCTACGACACGGTGTTCCCGCGCACGTGGCTGCCGGCGATCGGGATCGTCGCGATCATCGTCGTCGCCTACTCCTACGTCGGCGTGTACCACCGCCGGCACCGCGACCACCACGAGGACGCCCACGCGCACGCCGTCCACCTGGGTTAG